In a single window of the Arachis hypogaea cultivar Tifrunner chromosome 6, arahy.Tifrunner.gnm2.J5K5, whole genome shotgun sequence genome:
- the LOC112696479 gene encoding probable DNA helicase MCM8, whose product MHIIGEESQPQQRCGYGNFSTDPFGLLYILDVYFPQQLFTVQDSWLNLTSALLSYFSSSSGQSLASQVKNDYGNFVLSVDFQQLKQICHVEEFYAMLGEKPKIALLCMSAALHKVLLSNLENDKPELDAKVDIRLHNCPETMIALKNLKAAFIDKLVSVRGTAVKVSTVRPLVVELTFKCSKCKQSITRIFPDGKFSPPSTCNLHGCKSKIFIPLRSTAQTIDFQKIRVQEILKPEDHEEGRVPRTVECELTQDLVDACIPGDVVTVTGIIRGINTYMDIGGGKSKNRSQGFYYLYLEAVSVKNSKSQSTPGDSQEANPKARPSELLDLFSFSSRDLEFVVKFVEEHGSDLFRQILQSICPSIYGHELVKAGITLALFGGVRKHSMDPNKVPVRGDIHVIIVGDPGLGKSQLLQAAAAVSPRGIYVCGNATTKAGLTVAVVKDNMTSDYAFEAGAMVLADSGLCCIDEFDKMSSEHQALLEAMEQQCVSIAKAGLVASLSSRTSVLAAANPVGGHYNRAKTVNENLKMSAALLSRFDLIFILLDKPDELLDKRLSEHIMSLHAGTGQHSLALKKRRGDPLPESRTVVSQNGESGVNLGVRSGSLVSRLRLDPQRDRDFVPLPSQLLRKYIAYARSFVFPRMSKPAADILQKFYLKLRDHNTSADGTPITARQLESLVRLAEARARVELREEITAQDALDVVEIMKESLYDKYVDEHGIVDFGRSGGMSQQKEAKRFLNALNKQSELEQKDCFSISEIYNLADRISLKVPDIDTFIDNLNSVGYLLKKGPKTYQVLSSSYSRSQSFRTRG is encoded by the exons ATGCACATAATAGGGGAAGAGTCGCAGCCGCAGCAGAGGTGTGGATATGGAAACTTCTCCACCGATCCATTTGGTTTACTTTATATACTCGATGTTTATTTCCCTCAGCAACTGTTCACTGTCCAAGATTCGTGGCTCAACCTCACTTCTGCTCTTCTCTCCTACTTCTCTTCTTCCTCCGGCCAAAGCCTGGCTTCTCAG gtgaaaaatGATTATGGAAACTTTGTCCTGTCAGTAGACTTTCAGCAACTCAAACAAATATGCCATGTTGAGGAATTTTATGCAATGTTGGGGGAGAAACCTAAAATTGCTCTCTTATGCATGAGTGCCGCACTTCACAAG GTTTTGCTTTCCAACTTGGAGAATGACAAGCCGGAGCTTGATGCAAAAGTAGATATCCGTCTTCATAACTGCCCTGAAACTATGATTGCTCTAAAGAACTTAAAAGCAGCTTTCATTG ACAAGCTTGTCTCAGTTCGTGGTACTGCTGTGAAAGTCAGCACTGTCAGGCCTCTTGTAGTAGAGCTGACTTTCAAATGTAGTAAATGTAAACAAAGTATTACGCGTATATTTCCGGACGGCAAATTTTCACCTCCATCAACTTGTAATTTGCATGGTTGTAAGAGCAAAATCTTTATTCCATTGCGATCTACTGCTCAAactattgattttcaaaaaataag AGTTCAAGAGATATTAAAacctgaagatcatgaagaagGGCGAGTGCCTCGAACAGTGGAATGTGAGCTTACTCAAGATCTTGTAGATGCATGCATACCTGGTGATGTGGTGACTGTTACCGGAATTATAAGAGGAATTAACACTTATATGGATATTGGAGGAG GGAAGTCAAAGAACAGAAGCCAGGGGTTTTACTACTTATATCTGGAAGCTGTATCTGTAAAAAATTCGAAGTCACAGTCCACTCCTGGAGATTCGCAAGAAGCTAATCCCAAAGCTAGACCATCTGAGCTGTTGgatctgttttcattttcttcaagGGATTTAGAATTTGTAGTGAAGTTTGTGGAGGAACATGGTTCAGATTTGTTTCGTCAAATCCTTCAATCTATATGCCCATCCATCTATGGCCATGAGCTTGTTAAAG CCGGGATAACTCTTGCATTATTTGGTGGTGTGCGAAAGCATTCTATGGATCCAAATAAGGTTCCTGTGAGGGGGGACATTCATGTTATAATTGttg GTGATCCTGGTCTTGGTAAAAGCCAATTGCTACAAGCAGCAGCAGCAGTTTCTCCACGTGGCATTTATGTATGTGGGAATGCCACAACCAAAGCCGGTCTCACGGTAGCTGTAGTGAAGGATAATATGACAAGTGACTATGCATTTGAGGCTG GTGCCATGGTTCTGGCTGATAGTGGATTGTGCTGTATTGATGAATTTGATAAAATGTCATCAGAACATCAG GCTTTACTAGAGGCAATGGAGCAACAATGTGTTTCCATTGCAAAGGCTGGTCTAGTAGCAAGTTTATCATCCCGAACTTCTGTCCTGGCAGCTGCAAACCCCGTTGGTGGTCATTATAA CCGGGCGAAAACTGttaatgaaaatttgaaaatgagtgCTGCTCTCCTGTCACGTTTtgatttgattttcatactgTTAGACAAACCTGATGAGCTTCTAGACAAGCGACTCTCCGAGCACATTATGTCC CTACATGCTGGGACTGGACAACATTCACTGGCATTGAAAAAGCGACGTGGAG ATCCGCTCCCTGAGTCCAGAACTGTTGTATCGCAGAATGGTGAAAGTGGTGTAAATTTGGGTGTTAGATCTGGTTCTTTGGTTTCAAGGCTGAGACTTGATCCACAAAGAGACAGAGATTTTGTTCCATTGCCCAGTCAACTTCTTCGTAAATACATTGCCTATGCAAGGAGTTTTGTATTTCCTAG GATGTCCAAGCCAGCAGCAGATATCTTGCAAAAGTTTTACCTTAAACTTAGAGATCATAATACTTCGGCTGATGGCACTCCTATAACAGCAAGGCAACTGGAAAGTCTGGTAAGGTTGGCTGAAGCTCGAGCTCGGGTGGAATTGAGGGAAGAAATAACAGCCCAAGATGCACTG GATGTTGTGGAAATTATGAAGGAATCTCTGTATGATAAATATGTTGATGAGCATGGTATTGTTGATTTCGGTCGAAGTGGGGGAATGAGTCAACAAAAGGAGGCAAAACGCTTTCTAAATGCTCTCAATAAGCAATCTGAACTAGAACAAAAAGATTGTTTTTCAATATCA GAAATATATAACCTTGCAGATAGGATTTCCTTGAAAGTTCCAGATATTGACACTTTCATTGATAATTTAAACAGTGTTGGTTATCTTCTCAAAAAAGGACCAAAAACATACCAG GTGCTATCCTCTTCGTATAGTCGAAGCCAATCATTTAGGACTAGGGGCTAA